From the genome of Pukyongia salina, one region includes:
- a CDS encoding DUF4142 domain-containing protein, protein MKLKNNIKLLFLCLLLLSVSGITIAQNGPKLIDTEVASVAVVANQIDIDYAKIAIKRSKNKDITEFATRMIEDHNAVISQAVALVEKLGVNPKDNAVSQSLLDQAETKLKILRTVKKKDFDKTYIDNEVEYHRAVIDAVKGLLIPETENEELKALLEAVLPALEAHLNHAKMVQSKI, encoded by the coding sequence ATGAAATTGAAAAACAATATTAAGCTACTATTCCTTTGTTTACTCCTACTTTCTGTATCCGGCATTACTATCGCCCAAAATGGACCCAAATTGATCGATACTGAAGTAGCCTCGGTGGCAGTCGTAGCCAACCAGATCGATATAGATTACGCTAAAATTGCGATAAAGCGTTCTAAAAACAAGGATATCACCGAATTTGCTACAAGAATGATCGAGGATCATAACGCTGTGATCTCACAAGCCGTTGCTCTGGTCGAAAAACTTGGCGTAAACCCTAAGGACAATGCGGTAAGTCAATCTTTGTTGGATCAGGCGGAGACTAAGCTAAAAATACTTAGAACCGTAAAGAAGAAAGATTTTGATAAAACGTACATAGATAACGAAGTTGAATATCATCGGGCGGTTATTGATGCTGTAAAAGGATTGTTAATTCCCGAAACCGAAAATGAAGAATTAAAAGCTCTACTAGAAGCAGTATTACCGGCCCTGGAAGCACATTTAAATCACGCAAAAATGGTTCAAAGTAAAATTTAG
- a CDS encoding plastocyanin/azurin family copper-binding protein produces the protein MKTHKQSISKYIFALAILICVLVLLMSFKSTTNTGYSNDEPVTHTVTIFKMKFSPANLTVKKGDKVVWINKDFFPHDVTEESAEKWTSKPFNQGEKWSKVINEDIKYFCKLHKVMKGTITIGK, from the coding sequence ATGAAAACCCATAAACAATCCATTTCGAAATACATCTTTGCTCTCGCTATTCTTATTTGTGTTCTCGTACTCCTTATGAGTTTTAAATCAACGACTAATACCGGTTATTCAAACGATGAGCCTGTTACTCATACAGTCACAATTTTCAAGATGAAGTTTAGTCCGGCGAACCTTACTGTTAAAAAGGGCGATAAAGTTGTTTGGATCAACAAGGATTTTTTTCCACATGACGTAACCGAAGAATCTGCCGAAAAATGGACATCAAAACCTTTTAACCAAGGAGAAAAATGGTCGAAAGTTATCAACGAAGACATAAAATACTTTTGCAAACTCCATAAGGTAATGAAAGGTACAATCACAATAGGCAAATAA
- the folE gene encoding GTP cyclohydrolase I FolE: MPTNKNNSSHNGVYNSNTSQVIDPCVLDHDKQKVIAFHFAKIMDSLGLDRTDPSLQETPNRVAKMYVNEVFRGLNENNFPKITLFENTSGYNEMILVDRIALYSYCEHHFVPFFGEATIAYIPNDHVIGLSKINRIVQFIASKPQIQEKLTTEIGQKFNEILQTQDVAVFIKAHHLCVASRGVEDNRSVTRTSFFSGKFQKEKMKTKFFDSMDKF, translated from the coding sequence TCTTCACATAATGGGGTCTATAATTCCAATACCTCTCAAGTAATAGACCCTTGTGTGTTAGATCATGATAAGCAAAAAGTAATAGCCTTTCATTTTGCAAAAATAATGGATTCGTTAGGGTTAGACCGAACCGATCCAAGCTTGCAAGAAACTCCAAATCGCGTAGCTAAGATGTACGTGAATGAAGTATTTAGAGGCCTAAACGAAAATAATTTTCCGAAAATAACTTTGTTCGAGAATACGAGTGGATACAACGAGATGATCCTGGTGGACCGAATCGCCCTGTATTCGTACTGTGAGCATCATTTCGTGCCATTTTTTGGTGAGGCCACTATAGCCTATATCCCAAATGATCACGTTATCGGGTTATCCAAAATAAACCGCATCGTACAATTTATCGCGAGTAAACCACAAATACAGGAGAAACTCACAACCGAAATAGGCCAAAAGTTCAACGAGATCCTTCAAACCCAAGACGTAGCTGTTTTCATAAAAGCCCATCATTTGTGCGTGGCGTCACGCGGCGTGGAAGATAATAGAAGTGTTACAAGAACAAGCTTTTTTAGTGGAAAGTTCCAAAAAGAGAAGATGAAAACGAAGTTCTTCGATTCCATGGATAAATTCTGA